In the genome of Longimicrobium sp., the window GCCAGCCGCCCAAGGACGTCACGGTGGTCGTGGAGTCGGTGGATACCGACTCGGCGCCGCCGCGCGTGGACGCGGCGCAGCCCGCCGTTCCCGCGCCGCCCGCCGGCATCGTCGAGGACCGTCCGGCCCGCGCAGACGCCGACGAGCGCCCGGCCCCGCCACGCCGCGACGAGCTGCGCCCGGCCGCCTCCGCGCGCCCCGGCCTGCAGTCCGCCCGTCCCGGCGGTCCGCAGTCGGCTCGCCCCGGCGGCCAGCCGGGTGGGCCCCAGTCCGCCCGCCCCGGTGGCCCGCAGGGAGGTCCGCAGTCCGCCCGTCCGGGCGGCCCGCAGGGAGGACCGCAGTCGGCCCGTCCGGGTGGACAGCCCGGCGGCCCGCAGTCCGCGCGTCCGGGTGGCGACCGCCGCCCGTCGCCTCCGCCGTCGGTGCGCCCCGGCGCTCCCGCCGGTCCGCGCCCCGTTCGCCCCGAGGGGCAGCAGGCCGGGGGTGACGCGGCCCGTCCGCCGCGTCCCGAAGGGTTCGTTCCGCGTTCGGCGCGCAGCATGGCGCCGCCCGCGCCGCCGTCCTCGGCCCGCACGCAGTCGTTCGGCGGGCGTCCGGGCGACACCGCCGGCACCACGCCCACCGGCACCGCCGGTGCGGGCAGCGCCGCGGGGAAGAAGAAGGACCGCAAGAAGGGGAAGAAGGGCCGGGCCGGCGTCGACCAGGGAGCGGTGGACGACAACTTCCGGAAGACGATGGCCGCGATGGAGACCGGCGGGCGCAAGAAGCGCCGGTCCCCCCGGGACCAGGGCCCCTCGCAGCACGAGCGCCGCGAAGAGGAGATTTCGCGCCGCCGGGCCGAGGAAGCCACCCAGGTTCGCGTCAACGAGTTCCTTACCGTGGCGGAGCTGGCGGAGCTGATCGACGTACCGCCCACGCAGCTGATCGGGTCGGCGTTCAAGAACCTGGGGCTGATGGTCACCATCAACCAGCGCCTGGACTTCGACCAGATCGAGCTGCTGCTGGACGAGTTCGGCTTCAAGGCGGTCCGCGAAGAGGAGTACGGCGCGGACATGGAAGAGGCCGTGGAGGCCGATGCCGCCGAGGACCTGCTTCCGCGTCCTCCCGTGGTCACCGTCATGGGCCACGTGGACCACGGCAAGACCTCGCTGCTGGACTACATCCGCAAGACCAACGTCATCGCGGGCGAGGCCGGCGGCATCACGCAGCACATCGGCGCGTACCACGTGGAACTGCAGGACGGCCGCTCGATCGCCTTCCTCGACACCCCGGGCCACGCGGCGTTCACCGCCATGCGTGCCCGCGGCGCCGAGGTGACGGACGTCGTCATCCTGGTGGTGGCGGCCGACGACTCGGTGATGCCGCAGACCATCGAGGCCATCAGCCACGCCCGCAACGCCGGCGTGCCGCTGATCGTGGCGGTGAACAAGGTGGACCTGCCCGACGCCAACCCCAACCGCGTGAAGCAGGACCTGCTTCAGCACGGGGTGGTGCTCGAGGACTTCGGCGGCGACGTGATGAGCGCCGAGGTTTCCGCCAAGAAGGGGCAAGGCATCGAGGCGCTGCTGGAAAAGGTGCTGCTGCTGGCCGACCTGCAGGAGCTGACCGCCAACCCCAACCGCGACGCGGTGGGCACGGTGATCGAGGCGCAGCTGGACGTGGGCAAGGGGCCGGTGGCCACCGTGCTGGTGACCAACGGCACCCTTCGCGTGGGCGACCACGTGGTGTGCGGCATGTACAGCGGCCGCATCCGCGCCATGCTCGACGAGCGCAACAAGCCGGTGGCCACGGCCGGACCGGCCACGCCCGTCCAGATCCTGGGCCTTCCCGGCGTGCCGGGGGCGGGCGACCAGCTGATCTCCATGGAAGCCGACCGCGCGGCCGAGATCGCCCAGACGCGCCAGCGGCTGGAGCGCGAAAAGCGCATGCGCATCAAGAGCCGCGGCGTGAAGCTGATGGACCTGTCGCGCATGCTGGCCAAGGGCGAGCAGGCGCACCTGAACCTGGTGATCAAGGGCGACGTGGACGGTTCCGTCCAGGCCCTGGGCGACGCGCTGGAGCAGCTGTCGACCAACGAGGTGCGGGTGCAGGTGATCCACCGCGGCGTGGGCGCCATCAACGAGTCCGACGTGCTGCTGGCCACCACCTCGGGTGCCATCGTCATCGGCTTCCACGTCCGCCCCACGGGCGAGGCGCGGGCCGTGGCCGAGCGCGAGGAGATCGACATCCGCCTCTACAACATCATCTACGAGGCGGTGGAAGAAGTCCGCGCGGCGATGGAGGGGCTGCTTACGCCCGAGGAGCGCGAGGTCATGCTGGGCACGGCGGAAGTCCGCCAGCTGTTCAAGGTGCCGCGCGTGGGCACGGTGGCCGGCTGCATGGTCACCAGCGGCGTGCTGGACCGCCGCGGAAAGATCCGCATCGTGCGCGACGCGGTGCAGATCTACGAGGGCGAGCTGGAAAGCCTCAAGCGCTTCAAGGACGATGCGCGCGAGGTGCGCGAGGGCTTCGAGTGCGGGTTGAACATCCGCAACTTCAACGACGTCAAGATCGGCGACGTCCTGGAGTGCTACCGCGTGGAAGAGGTGGCCCGCACGCTGGCTGGTGCGGCCGCCGCTTCGGCGGCGGCGGCCGAGGCCGCGCGCAACGCCTGACCGGCACGGCGGCCGCGCGATGGTCGTGGGGCTGGTGGTCTGGGAGCTTCACATCCCCGGCTGCGCCTCTCTCAAGGAGAAGCGCTCGGTGGTGAAGAGCCTCAAGGACCGCCTGCACGCGAAGTTCAACGTGTCGGCCGCCGAAACGGCGCACCAGGACCTGCTTCAGCGGTCCGAGATCGCCGTCACCGTGGTTTCGGGCGACCGGAAGCACGCCCAGTCGGTGCTTTCCTCGGCGGACCGGCTGGTGGCCGAAGAGGGCAGGGCGCGGATCATCGATTCGTACACGACGTTCTACTAGACGGCGGGGGGACGGAGCGCGGGAACCGGGGACGCTGGCGGCAATGGCCTTGCTGTTGCCTGCTGTCCCCGGTCTTCCGTACCCTGTCCCCTCGCCTTTTTCTTTTTCAGCCGGAGGCTGTGCGCATATGCCCAAGTTCAGGCGGACCGACCGCATCAACGAGCAGCTGAAGCAGGAGATTTCGCTGCTGATCCGCGACCAGGTGCGCGACCCGCGGGTGGGGCTCGCCACCATCACGGCCGTGCAGACCTCGCCCGAGCTGGACCACGCCAAGGTGTACATCACCGCCCTGGGCGACGAGGCCGAGCGCGAGGAGATCCTCGTCGGGCTGCGCAGCGCGGCGCCCTTCATCCGCCGCGAGCTGGGCAAGAGCCTGCAGATGCGCCGCATCCCGGAGCTTCACTTCGAGATCGACCGCGTGCTGGCCGAGGCCATGCGGATCGAGCAGCTGCTTCGCGAGGCGCTTCCCTACGACGCCTCCGCGTCCGCAGCCGCGGATGAGGACGCGGCCGATGCCGTCGAAGAGTCGGCCGAGGAGCAGGCCGCGGCTGGCGATCAGGCCGAGGGCGAGGGCCGGGAGTGAACGGTGTTCTTCCGGTAGACAAGCCCGTCGGGCCCACCTCGCACGACGTGGTGGGCGCGGTTCGCCGCGCGCTGAGGATCAAGCAGGTGGGGCACACGGGAACGCTGGATCCCTTCGCCTCCGGCCTGCTGCTGGTCTGCATCGGCCCGGCGACGCGGCTGGCGGAGTACATCACGCCGCTGCCTAAGACCTATCTCGCTACGATGCGCCTGGGCGAGGCGACCGACACGGATGACCACACGGGAACGGTCGTTTCGTCGTCCGAGTCGTGGCGCGACGTGTCCGCCGAGGCCATCGAGGCGGCGCTGATGGCGCAGGTGGGCGAAATCGACCAGGTGCCGCCGGCGTACTCCGCCAAGAAGGTGGCGGGCGAGCGGATGTACGACGTGGCGCGGCGGGGCGGGGAGGTAGACCTTCCGCCCGTGCGCGTCACCATCCATTCGCTCCAGGTCGTCTCCATCGACCTTCCTGATGTCGTCTTTGAAGTGGAGTGCGGCAGCGGCACGTACATCCGCGCCATCGCGCGCGACGTAGGGCGCGCGCTCGGCGTGGGCGGCCACCTGCGTGAGCTGCGCCGCACCCGCATCGGCGCGCACGACGTCGCCCGCGCCGTGCCCGTCGACCAGCTCGGTGATGAAGCGCTCGTCGCCTCCGCGCTGATCGCTCCCGCGGGCGCGGTCTCGCACCTCGCGCACGGGCGCGTGGACGAGCGCGGCGTGGCGGACCTGGGCTTTGGCCGCGCGGTCGCCGTCGACGCGGAGATTGCGGATGGTGAGACGGTCGCGGTCCTCGCTCCGGACGGCGGGCTGCTGGCCATCGGCGAGGCGGCGGGCGGGCGGGTAAGGCCGCGCAAGGTGTTCGCGGCGGGCGCGTGACCATGCGGTCCACGGGCCTGGCCCCGTTCGCCATCGACCCCGCGTTGCCCCCCGCGCTGCCGCGCGACGGGCCGCCGGCCATCGTCACCGTGGGCACCTTCGACGGCGTGCACCGCGGGCATTGGGAGGTGCTCCAGGAAATCTGCCGCCGCGCTCGTGCCACCGGCGGACGCAGCATCCTGGTGACGTTCCATCCGCATCCCCTGCGCGTCGTCCGTCCCGAGCACGCCCCGCCCCTGCTGACCACCCTGG includes:
- the infB gene encoding translation initiation factor IF-2 gives rise to the protein MRVLEVAKELGVPAEALVHLLREMDVPVRSHMSDVPEQAVARVRTVIERERRHGHAEAAEAVSAALGDASAAPRRRRRRREDEGDDIPAEASAEVAPPAAPTAAAQTDVDAGPAAGQKPAQADSTASPIADAAEAIAAEAAMEAADRGADLVTRGGQPPKDVTVVVESVDTDSAPPRVDAAQPAVPAPPAGIVEDRPARADADERPAPPRRDELRPAASARPGLQSARPGGPQSARPGGQPGGPQSARPGGPQGGPQSARPGGPQGGPQSARPGGQPGGPQSARPGGDRRPSPPPSVRPGAPAGPRPVRPEGQQAGGDAARPPRPEGFVPRSARSMAPPAPPSSARTQSFGGRPGDTAGTTPTGTAGAGSAAGKKKDRKKGKKGRAGVDQGAVDDNFRKTMAAMETGGRKKRRSPRDQGPSQHERREEEISRRRAEEATQVRVNEFLTVAELAELIDVPPTQLIGSAFKNLGLMVTINQRLDFDQIELLLDEFGFKAVREEEYGADMEEAVEADAAEDLLPRPPVVTVMGHVDHGKTSLLDYIRKTNVIAGEAGGITQHIGAYHVELQDGRSIAFLDTPGHAAFTAMRARGAEVTDVVILVVAADDSVMPQTIEAISHARNAGVPLIVAVNKVDLPDANPNRVKQDLLQHGVVLEDFGGDVMSAEVSAKKGQGIEALLEKVLLLADLQELTANPNRDAVGTVIEAQLDVGKGPVATVLVTNGTLRVGDHVVCGMYSGRIRAMLDERNKPVATAGPATPVQILGLPGVPGAGDQLISMEADRAAEIAQTRQRLEREKRMRIKSRGVKLMDLSRMLAKGEQAHLNLVIKGDVDGSVQALGDALEQLSTNEVRVQVIHRGVGAINESDVLLATTSGAIVIGFHVRPTGEARAVAEREEIDIRLYNIIYEAVEEVRAAMEGLLTPEEREVMLGTAEVRQLFKVPRVGTVAGCMVTSGVLDRRGKIRIVRDAVQIYEGELESLKRFKDDAREVREGFECGLNIRNFNDVKIGDVLECYRVEEVARTLAGAAAASAAAAEAARNA
- a CDS encoding DUF503 domain-containing protein is translated as MVVGLVVWELHIPGCASLKEKRSVVKSLKDRLHAKFNVSAAETAHQDLLQRSEIAVTVVSGDRKHAQSVLSSADRLVAEEGRARIIDSYTTFY
- the rbfA gene encoding 30S ribosome-binding factor RbfA, with protein sequence MPKFRRTDRINEQLKQEISLLIRDQVRDPRVGLATITAVQTSPELDHAKVYITALGDEAEREEILVGLRSAAPFIRRELGKSLQMRRIPELHFEIDRVLAEAMRIEQLLREALPYDASASAAADEDAADAVEESAEEQAAAGDQAEGEGRE
- the truB gene encoding tRNA pseudouridine(55) synthase TruB encodes the protein MNGVLPVDKPVGPTSHDVVGAVRRALRIKQVGHTGTLDPFASGLLLVCIGPATRLAEYITPLPKTYLATMRLGEATDTDDHTGTVVSSSESWRDVSAEAIEAALMAQVGEIDQVPPAYSAKKVAGERMYDVARRGGEVDLPPVRVTIHSLQVVSIDLPDVVFEVECGSGTYIRAIARDVGRALGVGGHLRELRRTRIGAHDVARAVPVDQLGDEALVASALIAPAGAVSHLAHGRVDERGVADLGFGRAVAVDAEIADGETVAVLAPDGGLLAIGEAAGGRVRPRKVFAAGA